The DNA sequence CCAGCGGGATGATCCAATCTTGATATTGGGCTTCGGTCAGGTGGCCTAGGGCGAGGGCTGCGCTTTTGAGAGTTGTTCCCTCATGATGGGCCTTTTTGGCGATCTGGGCGGCTTTGTCATAGCCGATGTGGCGATTCAGTGCGGTGACCAACATCAGGTTGTTGTTGAGGTTTTCAGCGATTTTGGTTGTTTCGGGCTCGATACCTTGGGCGCAGTGCTGGTCGAATGCGGTGACGGCATCTGCGATCAGCTCAATGCTTTCCAGTACGTTATGGACCATGACTGGTTTGAACACATTCAGCTGGAAGTTGCCCTGGCTGCCAGCAAAGGCAACAGCAGCGTCATTACCGAATACCTGTACACAGACCATGGTGAGTGCTTCGCATTGGGTGGGGTTGACCTTGCCGGGCATGATGGATGAGCCGGGTTCGTTTTCTGGAATGCGTAATTCGCCGATTCCGCAGCGTGGGCCGCTGGCCAGCCAGCGTACATCATTGGCTAGTTTCATCAGCCCGCCGGCCAGGGTGCGTAATGCGGCGGAGGTATTCACCAGGGCGTCGTGTGCAGCCAGTGCGAAGAATTTGTTGCTGGCCGAGCGGAATGGAAAGCCAGTCAGGGCGCTGATCTTCGCCGCTGCAGTGTCACCGAAGGCTGGGTGGGCGTTGAGCCCTGTTCCGACAGCAGTACCGCCGATGGCCAGGTCATAGAGCCCTGGCAGGGCTTGCTGGATGGTTGCCAGGCCGAAATCCAGCTGGGCAACCCAGGCGCCGATTTCCTGGCCCAGTGTGATCGGGGTGGCGTCTTGCAGATGGGTGCGCCCGGTTTTGACCAGTGTAGCGTAGGCATCAGCCTTGGTCGCCAGGGTGTCGCGCAGTTGGGAAACCGCGGGCAACAGCCGGTGGTGGATTTCCTCCACCACGGCAATGTGCATGGCGGTAGGAAAGGTGTCATTGGATGACTGGCCGCGATTCACATGATCATTCGGATGAACGGGTGCTTTGCTGCCAATGATGCCACCGGCCAGCTCAATGGCACGGTTGGCGATCACTTCATTGGCGTTCATGTTTGATTGCGTGCCGGAGCCGGTCTGGAACACCACGAGGGGGAAATGGTCATCCAGCTTGCCAGCAATCACTTCATCGGCAGCTTGGGCGATCCAAGCTCCCAATTCCTTTGGTAGCTCGCCCAGCTCTGCGTTGGCTTCTGCCGCGCCACGTTTTAATAGGCCCAGTGCCCGAATTACCGGGCGCTGCCAGCGGAAACGATCCACGCCGATTGGAAAGTGATGAATCGAGCGCTGGGTCTGTGCTCCCCAGTAACGGTCGGCAGGCACATCGATGGTGCCCATGGAATCGGTTTCGGTACGTGTTGCAGTCATGCTGGCTTCCTTGCTGTGTGAAGAGAAACAGAAATAAAGCGGGCCGGGCCGATGGCCTGAGTCCAAGGGGCGCTGCGAACCCGACGGATATCAGCCACGAACTGTGTACGACTGTAGCCGAGATTGCAAATCGTCTCACATTCCGTACCATGGTTGTGGAATGGTCGGCTTGTGTATTGGCAAGTCTTGCCGACTGCGTTGTGGGCATGATCGAGGTGAGTGATGAATCTGACTAAACATGGCCTCTGGGCCTGCTTATTGTGGGGGATGGTGTCGCCTGCATGGGCTGCTGATGCGGCTTGTGGCAAGGCGCTGAATCTGGCCCCTGTTGCTGTCAAACTGCTGGGTGGTGGGCAAATACAGACCGAAGTAGGGGCCGTACCCTTGTTAGGGCTGTTGCGGCAGTTGCAGCAGGCCTTACCTCAGGGTGCGCAGCTGCAGCAGTTGCAGGTGGATGATCGACAGATCCAACTCACAATCCACCTGACCGACAGAGCGCTGACAGAGCCGGTATTGACCGAGCTGGCAACGCCGTGGGGGTTAAAACCTGCGCCGGGGGTGGCAAATGAGCAGAGCCTGGTGTTGCACACCTCGCTGGTGGCCTTGGCCAAGACGTTCGATTGTGGTGTGGCTGTAGGCCGGGGCGTTACCCTGCGTGGTTTCTCCGATTTTGCCGACGCACTTTATAGGCGGGTGCTCCGCTACGACCTAAGTATTCATCATTACCAGGCTAAAGCCGTGATCAAAGCGGCGTCAATGCGGGTGCCCAGCTTTTATCCCGCGCAATTCAGGGTGGTGGGTGGCTGGGACGAGCTATTGAAGTGGTTGGGTGATGAGATCAAACAGCCCTATACGTCGGTGGCGCATGGTTTGCAATTGCGAAGGCTCACTGATGGCCAATACGAGCTGGGGTTTGAGTTCCGTTTGGTGGGCGAGCCGGTGGTGGCATTGGTGCCCAAGGTGTAATCCACTGCTGGAGGGCTGATGAAGTATCAACATGGGTTGGTGATGGGTGGAACTGGCATGTTATCTGCCGCTGCAGTGGCGTTGGCTAGGCAGTCCACGCAATTGACCTTGGTTGCGCGAACGGACTTGTCATTGCAACGTTTGGCGGCGCAAGTGGCGCGGCCTGAATTGGTTTCATATCAATTGCGACTGGACTGGTCAAACCGCGCCTTGTTCATCGATGGAATCCACCAACACCTTGCCCAAGTCGGCATGCCGGATGTGATGTTGTGTTGGTTGCATGAAGACGACTGCCTGCTCGATCTGGCGCTGGGCATCCCGCCCCTGCCAGCACCGATGCGGGTGATTCATGTCAGAAGCAGCGCGATCAGCGCGCCGGGCCAGCGGGTAGACCCGGTCAAGGCTTATTGTGTAGCCCGGCCTGATTTGGCCTATCAACAAGTTGTCCTCGGCTTCAAATTGAGCGGCGATACCTCACGCTGGCTGACTCATCAAGAGATCTGCCAAGGTGTACTGACCGCGCTTGACCACCCTGACAAGGCATGTCTGACTGTCGGCGTCACCACGCCCTGGGAAAGACGACCCTAGGCCAGCCATCTGCTGTGCGGTCGTGATATGGGGCGATCATGCCCTGCCTGTCCCGCCGGTTGTAGCCTACTGGCTCGATTCTTTTATGACGCCCATCCCAAACCTTGAAACTCTGCCAGCCGAGCCTGATGGATGGTCACGTTTGTGAGTTGAATATCTGAAATTCAGGGCATTGATATTCAAAGCCAAATCAAAATGATTGAATCGAATCAACCAAAATGTAATGCCATTTGAATGGCCGATGTAGCTGCGCCCGGAAAGGCCAACAGGCTTGCCCGCCATCACCGCACCACTTGTACAGATGCGGTTCACCTTTGTACGAATAACATGGCCTGGTGCTGTGTGAATCAAAAAAACTATCGGAAATATTTTTCATTTTGGGCAAAGCATGTCATCAATTCAATCAAATAAAAGACACTGGGCGTATTCATTGATTTCCCTGGCCACACTGACCGCGCTCGCTGCATGTGGCGGCGGGGGGAGCGGGCAGAGCGAGCCGGGTGCCGCACCGTCACCACCCGTACAAGGTGGCACTTGGCCTGATACCAGTCCCGCCATCACGCCCGACGTAGCCAATATTGCGGTGGCCATCAATACCCAATCCGGCATGCCTGGCGACAGCGAGATATTGCAGGCGGCCCAACCCAATGTTGCCTATTCCTTTGAAGACAATACCCGCTATATCGCCCAGCAGACCAGGGAGGGCTCGGAATTGTTGCGGGTGAGTAATCGGTTGGGGGAGCCGGTATGGCGGATTCCTCTGAAGGGCACCGGTGGTGGCCAACTGACAGCCAAGGGGCAAGCTGTTGCGGTGGTGACCTATGAGGAGGGCATCCCGCTGCTGACGCTGTCACGTGATCGTGGGACGAGTTTGTATACCTTCTCGTTGCGCAATCTGGGCGAGGTGCTGGATATGCAATGGCAAAGCCCCTGGCAATTGCTGCTTTTGACGACACGGGGGCTGTTGCAGGTGGGCCCTGAAAATGTCCTGGCGCCGTTGGATTGGGTCGAGAGGGCACGAGGCACGAGATTGGCGGCCAGTGATAAGCGCGTTGCCATCTGGCGCGATACGTCATTGTGGGTGTCGGATAATGGTGGGCAGTATTTTTACACGGTAGATACCCGGTTTATGAATCCAGCCTCTGCGCGGATCGACGCAGTGGCGGTTCATGGGTGGCAGATGATGGTGGTGGCCGATGGGCGCACGTATCAGACCGACCAAGCAGGTAGATTCTTTGACCCGATGCCTGCTTGGGATCAGGCCACCTGTAATCAGCCGCTCCAAGTCAATCAACCTGCCCGCCTGATTGCGCACCCCGCCGGGTTCTACTTGATTCGCGAAACATGCTATGTCCGTGGTAGCCGGACTTCGCCGGTTTCCATCCCAAGAGTGACTGGCGTCAAGCAGTTGGCCAGTTTGGGTGCACGTAACTGGATACTGGCTGACCAGGGTTTGTTCGAACTGGATCTGGCCCGACAAAGTGTGGATGTCGCGGTTGATAAACTTGGCAAGCCGATCCTGTCCACGCGCCAACCACATGACCTCGCTGTGCTGGGTAATCAGATGGCCCTGCTACCACAAGGCGTGCTGACTGCTGACAGTGAGCTGATCTGGTCAAACGACATGGGCAAGAATGTGACGCGCTATAAATTGCTTCCTGCTTGGTTTGGTCTGACAGGTGGTTTTGGCGGGGCGTTGGATGTGCGGTCTGTGGCACTGACCCAAAGTGCCTTGTTTATAGGCACCGCCGTAGGGTTGATCAGAGTCGAGCTGTGGGATGGTAAGCCGGACTTCAATCGTATCTCGCGGCTGCTGCCTGATGTGGCTGTCAATCGGATGACAGGTAGCCCCGATGGTCGGCGCGCATATCTGGCCACCAGCCAGGGGGCTTATCAGAGCTTGGATGGTGGCCATACCTTGGCAGAGGCAATCCCAGCGTTGCAAGCGAAACCGCTGCGCTATCTGGCCGAGGCGGGTGACTATTTGCTGTTTGAAGGTCGCGACCTCAATCAGAATCTACGCCTGCCCGATGGTAGTTTGTCTACGCTGGGTTTTGTAGCCCCCTACACCAATGGGCGCTACATTCATGCGGGACAGTTACAGGACGTGGTGGTGGCTGATGGCAGACCATATGTGGCAATGGGCGACAAATTGCTGAGAGAGGAGGCCGCCAAAGCCAATTTCGCGGATATATCCGCTCTGTATGGTATGGGTGGGTGGTCGCTTTCGAACCCGCCTCAGCATATTACCCGGTTGTTGCCGGTTGCACAGGGCCTGCTGATCGGGTCAGACCAAGGGCTGATGTGGGTGGCAAGGCGTTCGCTGCCCATTCATTGATCAGGTTGATCAAGTAGATTGGGCCAGGAAATCCATCTCAGGCTGGGGGTCATCAAAACGCCAGCGCTGGATCGCTGACCACAGAGCTTGACGACAAAGAAAAAAAGCCCGCAACAGTGTTGCGGGCCTTGGATCGGATGGATAACCCACCTCAGAAACCTAAACTCAATGCAAGATCATGATCCTTGCGAGGGTCGAACCCAGTCTGCGGTGGCAGGCGCAACCAGGTGACCGGGAAATTCTCGAAATTCGGGCGTGTATGTGTCGGCCCTGCGACGAAAACGGGTAAATTCCGCGCCCCCTTGAGTGCCTGAAAGTCTTGCACCCATTTTGGTAACAAAACATGCCAATTGGCTGGCAATGGGCGGTTATGGACATGTGCCCACTCACCTTTGCGTAGTAGAATGATTGACAGATTGTCTGGCTCGATCACCACGAACAACGAGTCATCTGGAATCTTCGCCTGTAACTTATTGAAGATGGCAACGGTCATCGGCATCAGATTGATATCACGGATGCCGCAATCTTCGCCAAAGCGCTCAAGGCTTTTCATCAAACGGCTGTCTACCGCACTGACCACGCGGGTCCGGCCAGACATGGCCGGCGATAAAGTGAGCGACCAGGAATTGGCAATGTCACCATGGCGCAATGACAGCATGGCATAAGCGTAGGATCGAGTTTCATCCTCGGACAACTGCGCACCTTGCCAAGGTAGCACCGCGAACTTGACCCAGGCAGCCGAAACCATGACATCCAATGATTGGGTGCCAGTGCCAAAGCGATCATGCCACTCCACCAGTTCATCAAAACGTGGTGTGGCGTTGTTCAGGTAAAGTGGCATGCGATTGTGCTGTAGACAACGCCGCCGGATTGCGCTGACCCGGGTGACTTCAAGTTTGTTCGACAGAATGGAAAGTGTCAGACGATCCCTGAGCAGTCCGAACATATACTCACTCCTATGCCGCTAAGTATTGCCATTTGTTTTGGAAGCTGTGCCACAAACTGCCATGTGCCCGAGAGGCACACATTGCTCATGCCAGCCTCTTGTTTTTCCGCCAGTTTGCCTGCAGATGGCTCCCAAGTAGCCGGAGCCTCGACGCCGGCTGCTTGTTTTTGATGATCCGATTTTACGCAAGTAGGTGTTACCAGAGCGTTACTGCATGTAACACCTTCAGCGTGAAAACGCAGTTAAATGGTTTCACAAGTAGCGTTGCAGTTTGATTGCAAAAAAAATCTGCCCCCAAAGTTGACATAAATATTGCTACGAATATTTCTGCATTTGGTAATATCCAAGGTTGAAAACAAATGACAATGCGTTTTTGCATGACAAATGAATGAAACGCAGGGCAAAATAGCAAAAACAGGGTTGAGGTACAAGCAAAATGGATTCGGATCAGGGGGCGGCATTTGCCTTGTGTTTGCATGGCGCGCCGTGTCTGCAGACCAGCCAAGGGGTGGTCAGACTCGAACGTAAAGACGCGGGCATGCTGGCTTATCTGGCCATGGAGCACTCTGCAACGCGAGCGCGTCTTGCAGCGTTGTTCTGGCCAGACACCGATGCCGACAAAGCGCGTCGCAATCTGCGCCAGAGGCTGCTCAGGCTGCGCAGGCTAATTGATCTGCCCTTGATCGATGGCGACCAGGTCCTTTCCATACATTCCAATCTGCAAATACTAAAGGCCGGGTCATCTGGAGATGGTGAAGCGCATATCCTGCTAGGTGCATTCCAGTATGAGGACTTGTCCGAGTTCCAGGCTTGGCTGGACCGTGTCCGCATCCAGCAGGGCATGCAAGCCCAGCAGAGCATCAAACAACGCATGCAACAGGCGGAGTCCGCCATGTTGCTTGATGAAGCGATTGTGGCGGCCAACCAGTTGTTGGCGATTGATGCAGTCGATGAAGATGGCTATCGCTGCCTGATCAAGTGTCACTACCTGAAGGGGGATCGCGGTGCGGCATTGGATGCCTATCGACTTTGTCAGGTGACGTTGGCCAAGGAGCTGGGTGTGGCTCCCTCGGAAGAGACAGAATTTCTACGCAAGCAATTGCAACAGAAGGTCGTGTCCCCAACTGTGCCTGCTGCCCTGCCTGTAACAGTATTGCGACCACCCCAATTGGTGGGGAGAGGTACCGAGTGGCAATGGCTGTTGACACAATGGCAATGTGGCCGGATCGCTTTTGTCCATGGTCAGGCGGGTATCGGCAAAAGCCGCTTGGTCCATGAATTCACCAACCATCAGAGCGCTGGCGTGGTGGCCGTGGAAGGTCGAGCTGGTGACGCGGCCATTCCCTACTTATTTCTGTCGCGCTTTGTCCGGGCTTTGTTGCCGTTGATGACAGCGCCGTTGACCGAGGGGGAGCGGGTGGCCTTGTCTGGCCTGCTGTCCGAGCTGGCGCAACCAGGGCGTGTGGCACAAGATCAAGACCGCGCCGCGCTGATTCATACTATTGAAGGTATCTTGCTCGGCTTAGCGGGCCAGCAGATCTCCGGTTTGCTGCTGGATGATCTGCATTATGCCGATCAGGCCAGTATCGAAGTCTTGTCTGCGTTGTTGCCGACCACTTTGCCGGTCAGGTTGCCCTGGCTGATGGCCTTTCGGGAGGAGTGCGCGCCCGCACACCTGCAGCGCATGCTGGATGACTGCCTGCATGCAGGTTGGGCGGCCAGTCTCCAGCTTGGGCCATTGACGCTGGATCAGACGACCCGACTGGTCGAATCGCTGGTGCTGCCCGGGCTGGATCTGTCGTCGCTGATGGCGGCGCTGCAACAGCGTTCATCTGGCAACCCAGTGATTTTGCTTGAGATTGTCAAGGCGCTCTATCAGCAATATGGTGGGAGTGGCAAGCTACCTGTCGCCCTGCCCATTCCAGACAATGTCAAAGCCATTTTCAGGTTGCGGTTGAGCAATCTGAGCAATCAGGCCATGTCGCTGGCCAGGTGTGCTGCTGTGGCGGGGCAGAGTTTCACGACCGAGCTGGCGCAAGCTGTGCTGGGCATCAGCCTGCTGGATCTGATTTCACCTTGGCATGAATTGGAACAGGCGCAGATTCTGGAGAATCGTGCCATGGTGCACGAGTCGTTGGCTGATGCCATTCTGGCCGATATTCCCGACACCTTGCTGCAGCTGCTGCACTATGAGATTGCCAGCTTTCTGGAGCTGCAGTGTGAGACGCCCAAGCATCTGCTGGTGGGGCATTGGCAAAAGGCCGGACGGGCGGATCGTGCCTTGCCATTGATGATGGCTGAGGCAGATGCGGCAAATCAGTCCGGACGCTGCTTGGAGGAGATCAGCTGGCTGGAGCAGATGCTCCCCTTGTTGGTAGAGGCGGGTGAAACAGGGGCATTCAAACTGCGTTATCGACTGTTCTGGCGTTATCGCCTGGCGAAGCCACTACATTTGCTGGCAGATCAGGTGAGCGCACTGGCTGAATTGGCTGAAGGCGAGCCAGAGCTGACCTGGTTGGCCATCGCACAGACCGAGTTGGCCTTGGTGGAGGGGGATGTGGAGAGGGCTCGTCTCAGGGCGGACACCGCGCTCTCCACGGCCCATCAGCTGAATGACCATTCATTGATCTTTGAGGCAACCAAGGCGTTGGCCAGGGTATTGCAACAACAAGAGTGCTATGACTTGGCTTTGCAGGAGGTCGATAAAGTGCAATCCCGCTTACCGATTACAGATCAGGCGTTGGGTATTGATACCGCGCTCCATTATGCGATGGCGCTGCTCGATGCAGACCGGTTCACCGAAAGCCTGCTCTATACCCAGCATGCGCAGCGCATGGCGGCGGCGCAAGCCATGCATAGCACCAGCTTGCAACTGTCGCTGGTCGCCGGACACGCGGAATTCGCCATGGGGGATGTCAGCAAGGCGCTGGCACACTTCCGGCAGGCAGACACCTTGCATTCCACTCATATGGTCGCACCGAACATCTGGCAGGGGCATTTCTCCACCTACGCCAATATCCTCCGGCAAGCTGGGCATTACCAGCAGGCATTAGCCATTCTTGAACTGGCCCGCACGCGCACCATGGCGCAAAACGCCGATCTGCAAGCGCTGGATTGCTACGCCTTGGCCCAGTTGTACTGGCAGTTGGGTCAGCCAGCCAAGGCCAAGCCTTTGTTGGAGGAAGCGCGACGATTGAGCGGAAAATCTGCCTATGTCGAGGCGCAAGGGCTGATCCTGCAAGCGCGCCTGAACATGGCGCTATCGAATCAGGCCAAGGAAGACCTGTTGCTGCGGGCGTTGACCATGTTGCCAGACAGCGGTCGGCGCAATCTACGCATCATGGCGCTGCTGGCGCTGTCGGAAATCCCCCACCGGACTGACACATATGAAGATGCCCGGCAGGCCCATAAAATTGCGCAACAGCATGATCTGTGGGGCTGGCAGGCGGCCAGTCTGGCGATCA is a window from the Chitinivorax tropicus genome containing:
- the fumC gene encoding class II fumarate hydratase, which translates into the protein MTATRTETDSMGTIDVPADRYWGAQTQRSIHHFPIGVDRFRWQRPVIRALGLLKRGAAEANAELGELPKELGAWIAQAADEVIAGKLDDHFPLVVFQTGSGTQSNMNANEVIANRAIELAGGIIGSKAPVHPNDHVNRGQSSNDTFPTAMHIAVVEEIHHRLLPAVSQLRDTLATKADAYATLVKTGRTHLQDATPITLGQEIGAWVAQLDFGLATIQQALPGLYDLAIGGTAVGTGLNAHPAFGDTAAAKISALTGFPFRSASNKFFALAAHDALVNTSAALRTLAGGLMKLANDVRWLASGPRCGIGELRIPENEPGSSIMPGKVNPTQCEALTMVCVQVFGNDAAVAFAGSQGNFQLNVFKPVMVHNVLESIELIADAVTAFDQHCAQGIEPETTKIAENLNNNLMLVTALNRHIGYDKAAQIAKKAHHEGTTLKSAALALGHLTEAQYQDWIIPLDMTHP
- a CDS encoding AAA family ATPase, with amino-acid sequence MDSDQGAAFALCLHGAPCLQTSQGVVRLERKDAGMLAYLAMEHSATRARLAALFWPDTDADKARRNLRQRLLRLRRLIDLPLIDGDQVLSIHSNLQILKAGSSGDGEAHILLGAFQYEDLSEFQAWLDRVRIQQGMQAQQSIKQRMQQAESAMLLDEAIVAANQLLAIDAVDEDGYRCLIKCHYLKGDRGAALDAYRLCQVTLAKELGVAPSEETEFLRKQLQQKVVSPTVPAALPVTVLRPPQLVGRGTEWQWLLTQWQCGRIAFVHGQAGIGKSRLVHEFTNHQSAGVVAVEGRAGDAAIPYLFLSRFVRALLPLMTAPLTEGERVALSGLLSELAQPGRVAQDQDRAALIHTIEGILLGLAGQQISGLLLDDLHYADQASIEVLSALLPTTLPVRLPWLMAFREECAPAHLQRMLDDCLHAGWAASLQLGPLTLDQTTRLVESLVLPGLDLSSLMAALQQRSSGNPVILLEIVKALYQQYGGSGKLPVALPIPDNVKAIFRLRLSNLSNQAMSLARCAAVAGQSFTTELAQAVLGISLLDLISPWHELEQAQILENRAMVHESLADAILADIPDTLLQLLHYEIASFLELQCETPKHLLVGHWQKAGRADRALPLMMAEADAANQSGRCLEEISWLEQMLPLLVEAGETGAFKLRYRLFWRYRLAKPLHLLADQVSALAELAEGEPELTWLAIAQTELALVEGDVERARLRADTALSTAHQLNDHSLIFEATKALARVLQQQECYDLALQEVDKVQSRLPITDQALGIDTALHYAMALLDADRFTESLLYTQHAQRMAAAQAMHSTSLQLSLVAGHAEFAMGDVSKALAHFRQADTLHSTHMVAPNIWQGHFSTYANILRQAGHYQQALAILELARTRTMAQNADLQALDCYALAQLYWQLGQPAKAKPLLEEARRLSGKSAYVEAQGLILQARLNMALSNQAKEDLLLRALTMLPDSGRRNLRIMALLALSEIPHRTDTYEDARQAHKIAQQHDLWGWQAASLAIMAREALKLQRREEATMHALSAVALLLNYVPGDIYPITIWREVYEVLQSQAYQAASDTALEYASRWLARVAACDVPLEYQDSFFHRNPDNKLFLHLARFRQAPTEMH